One Streptomyces coeruleorubidus DNA segment encodes these proteins:
- a CDS encoding enoyl-CoA hydratase/isomerase family protein: MSLAVSTEPVRIVRHPDRVVELRLDDAGRGNALDLRTAEALRDTAREVAADPGGAVLLRAAGGSFCVGGDLRAFAGRGTDTGTYVHAVASAAHTALQTLYELPVPVVTAVRGAAAGGGIGLALVGDIVLAARSARFRLAYTAIGLTPDCGASWFLPRLVGPRRAADLILTNRVLTGDDAERWGLVSRSVPDEELDDAAHRTAAGLAAGAGDALRAAKGLLRAGTGDELCRHLAEEARLIAALADGQEARDRMASFLAARDHPKAGDGRTEAGASESVS; the protein is encoded by the coding sequence ATGAGCCTTGCCGTGAGCACCGAGCCGGTCCGGATCGTCCGCCACCCCGACCGGGTCGTCGAGCTGAGACTCGACGACGCCGGACGGGGCAATGCCCTGGATCTGAGGACGGCCGAGGCCTTGCGGGACACCGCCCGCGAGGTGGCCGCGGACCCGGGCGGCGCCGTGCTGCTGCGGGCGGCGGGCGGCAGCTTCTGCGTGGGCGGTGACCTGCGCGCCTTCGCCGGTCGCGGCACCGATACCGGCACCTATGTCCATGCCGTGGCGAGCGCCGCGCACACGGCGCTACAAACCCTGTACGAGTTGCCGGTGCCGGTGGTGACCGCCGTGCGCGGCGCGGCCGCGGGTGGCGGGATCGGCCTGGCGCTGGTGGGCGACATCGTCCTGGCGGCCCGGTCCGCGCGGTTCCGGCTGGCATACACGGCGATAGGACTCACGCCGGACTGCGGGGCCTCGTGGTTCCTGCCGCGCCTGGTGGGCCCTCGCAGGGCGGCGGACCTGATCCTCACCAACCGGGTCCTGACCGGCGACGACGCCGAACGATGGGGCCTGGTCTCCCGCTCGGTGCCCGACGAGGAACTGGACGACGCGGCCCACCGCACCGCGGCCGGCCTGGCCGCCGGCGCCGGTGACGCACTGCGCGCCGCGAAGGGCCTGCTGCGCGCCGGCACCGGTGACGAACTGTGCCGCCACCTCGCCGAAGAGGCGCGGCTGATCGCCGCTCTGGCGGACGGCCAGGAGGCGCGGGACCGCATGGCGTCGTTCCTCGCCGCGCGGGACCACCCGAAGGCGGGCGACGGTCGGACCGAGGCCGGCGCATCGGAAAGTGTTTCTTGA
- a CDS encoding acyl-CoA dehydrogenase family protein: MPIQFDADPTVAQLASRTTEFVREVVIPAERECGGSVHDAPEALREALQKAARDAGVFAPHVPTRWGGHGLDLRGQAMVFEAAGYSLLGPLALNCAAPDEGNMHLLEKVATEDQKQRYLRPLAAGESRSCFAMTEPAPGAGADPRSLRTTATRVPGGWRIDGRKWFITGAEGAGFTIVMARTSGSPGDPGGATMFLVDAGNPGLRLVRTIETLDESLFAGHSEIAFEECVVGEEQVLGAVDHGFDGAQVRLGPARMTHCMRWLGAARRAQDVALERAGSRMAFGSALGDLGMVQQMLADSEIDIEASRALILRTAWELDTGSAAAQLTSVSKTFVAEAVNRVVDRAVQICGALGISAADAPLARLFREVRPFRIYDGPSETHRFAIARRAVRPYRQPRTGVVDG, encoded by the coding sequence GTGCCCATCCAGTTCGATGCAGATCCGACCGTCGCTCAACTCGCCTCACGGACGACGGAGTTCGTTCGCGAGGTGGTCATTCCGGCCGAACGCGAGTGCGGCGGGTCCGTGCACGACGCCCCCGAGGCCCTGCGGGAGGCCCTGCAGAAGGCCGCCCGTGACGCGGGGGTGTTCGCTCCGCACGTGCCGACGCGCTGGGGCGGACACGGGCTCGACCTGCGCGGGCAGGCGATGGTGTTCGAAGCGGCGGGCTACTCCCTGCTCGGACCGCTGGCGCTGAACTGCGCCGCCCCCGATGAGGGCAACATGCACCTGCTGGAGAAGGTGGCCACCGAAGACCAGAAGCAGAGGTACCTGCGTCCGCTCGCCGCCGGCGAATCGCGGTCCTGCTTCGCCATGACCGAACCGGCTCCCGGGGCGGGTGCCGATCCCCGCTCCCTGCGGACCACCGCGACCCGGGTCCCCGGCGGCTGGCGCATCGACGGGCGCAAGTGGTTCATCACCGGTGCCGAGGGAGCCGGCTTCACCATCGTCATGGCCCGCACCTCCGGCAGTCCCGGCGACCCGGGCGGCGCCACCATGTTCCTGGTCGACGCCGGCAATCCCGGCCTGCGTCTCGTCCGGACCATCGAGACGCTGGACGAGTCGCTCTTCGCGGGGCACAGCGAGATCGCCTTCGAGGAGTGCGTCGTGGGGGAGGAGCAGGTGCTCGGCGCGGTGGACCACGGCTTCGACGGCGCCCAGGTCCGGCTCGGCCCCGCCCGCATGACGCACTGCATGCGCTGGCTGGGGGCTGCCCGCCGCGCCCAGGACGTGGCGCTGGAGCGGGCGGGGAGCCGGATGGCGTTCGGCTCCGCGCTGGGAGACCTCGGCATGGTCCAGCAGATGCTGGCCGACTCGGAGATCGACATCGAGGCGAGCCGCGCCCTGATCCTGCGCACCGCCTGGGAGCTGGACACCGGCTCCGCCGCCGCGCAGCTCACCTCGGTGTCCAAGACCTTCGTGGCGGAGGCGGTGAACCGAGTGGTCGACCGCGCGGTGCAGATCTGCGGAGCGCTCGGCATCTCGGCCGCCGACGCCCCGCTGGCCCGCCTGTTCAGGGAGGTGCGGCCGTTCCGCATCTACGACGGCCCGTCGGAGACACACCGTTTCGCCATAGCGCGCCGCGCGGTGCGGCCCTACCGGCAGCCGCGCACGGGTGTCGTCGACGGCTGA
- a CDS encoding SRPBCC domain-containing protein → MEYGSIEREIHVDASPEVVFEVVSRPEHMREWWPDDARFKSVAGAPGELFWRDGATGETMTVALTVVEVDPPSRFSFRWCYTDAERGGDSLLVTFDLVPTDQGTRVRMTETGFREMGWEIAVLEEQYRDHASAWDHYIPRLGAYIARRVSTS, encoded by the coding sequence ATGGAGTACGGCAGTATCGAGCGCGAGATCCACGTCGACGCATCACCGGAGGTGGTCTTCGAGGTCGTCAGCCGGCCGGAGCACATGCGGGAGTGGTGGCCGGACGACGCCCGGTTCAAGTCCGTCGCAGGGGCTCCCGGTGAGCTCTTCTGGCGGGACGGGGCGACCGGCGAGACGATGACCGTCGCGCTCACCGTCGTCGAGGTCGACCCGCCGTCGCGGTTCTCGTTCAGGTGGTGCTACACCGACGCCGAACGCGGCGGGGACTCGTTGCTGGTCACCTTCGACCTGGTGCCGACGGACCAGGGGACCCGCGTGCGGATGACCGAGACCGGGTTCCGCGAGATGGGCTGGGAGATCGCCGTACTCGAGGAGCAGTACCGCGATCACGCGAGCGCGTGGGACCACTACATCCCACGGCTGGGCGCGTACATCGCGCGACGGGTGTCGACCTCATGA
- a CDS encoding ArsR/SmtB family transcription factor, with protein MSTPVDDELWSAIGDPTRRTLIDLLLASGAGTATSLSAGLPLTRQAVSKHLAVLDRVGLVRAEPAGRERRYRVDEAQLARAAAQLAAVGTSWDARLRRIKHIAEAIERSRNHTEGE; from the coding sequence ATGAGCACGCCGGTCGACGACGAGCTGTGGTCGGCGATCGGTGACCCCACCCGGCGCACCCTGATCGACCTGCTCCTCGCGTCCGGAGCCGGAACGGCCACCTCACTCAGCGCGGGCCTGCCCCTCACCCGGCAGGCCGTGTCCAAACACCTCGCCGTCCTCGACCGGGTCGGGCTGGTTCGTGCCGAGCCGGCCGGTCGCGAGCGGCGCTACCGGGTCGACGAGGCGCAACTCGCCCGCGCGGCCGCGCAACTGGCCGCGGTCGGCACGTCCTGGGACGCCCGACTGCGCCGGATCAAGCACATCGCGGAGGCGATCGAACGCAGCCGCAACCACACCGAAGGAGAATGA
- a CDS encoding SRPBCC family protein, which yields MPDILHRVGAVAPLDDVYRAIATPEGIAGWWTTDTTGKSEVGGQLAFRFGDVGGFDMEILELDPAGRVRWRVTDGPAEWIGTEIDWSLSRRDEYTIVLFKHEGWREPVEFMHHCSTKWATFLMSLKDFVETGRGRPAPDDVRISDWH from the coding sequence ATGCCCGACATCCTGCATCGCGTCGGCGCCGTCGCGCCGCTGGACGACGTCTACCGGGCCATCGCAACGCCCGAGGGCATCGCAGGCTGGTGGACGACCGACACCACCGGCAAGAGCGAGGTCGGCGGTCAACTCGCCTTCCGCTTCGGCGACGTCGGCGGCTTCGACATGGAGATCCTCGAACTCGACCCAGCCGGCCGGGTTCGGTGGCGCGTCACGGACGGCCCCGCGGAGTGGATCGGCACGGAGATCGACTGGAGCCTCAGCCGGCGCGACGAGTACACGATCGTCCTGTTCAAGCACGAGGGCTGGCGTGAGCCGGTCGAGTTCATGCACCACTGCAGCACGAAGTGGGCGACCTTCCTGATGAGCCTCAAGGACTTCGTGGAGACCGGACGCGGCAGGCCGGCGCCCGATGATGTCCGGATCAGCGACTGGCATTAG
- a CDS encoding YqjF family protein: protein MRVPALRAGWLRQTFVHWAFPPDAVQALLPEELVVDEYEGSAWVGFTPFVMADVRPPAVPARVPGLPTFAETNLRTFVRHRNGADGLWFLSIEVACPLMLAARTVGAPYNPGTLSVSVNGDAVSYAGSRWVGEASYRLVVRPGDPITPTERDVWLTSRWRAYTRRLGMLWETPVEHEPWPLAYAAVDVLEETLTTAAGLPAPTAEPLVHFSEGVRHVRLGASRPVPTPGLSGE, encoded by the coding sequence GTGCGCGTTCCCGCCCTTCGGGCCGGCTGGCTGAGGCAGACGTTCGTCCACTGGGCCTTCCCGCCGGACGCGGTCCAGGCGCTGCTGCCCGAGGAACTGGTGGTGGACGAGTACGAGGGGTCGGCCTGGGTGGGATTCACCCCCTTCGTGATGGCGGATGTGCGCCCTCCCGCGGTGCCCGCCCGGGTGCCCGGGCTCCCGACGTTCGCGGAGACCAACCTGCGGACCTTCGTTCGGCACCGGAACGGGGCGGACGGGCTGTGGTTCCTGTCCATCGAGGTGGCCTGCCCGCTGATGCTGGCGGCCAGGACCGTGGGCGCGCCGTACAACCCGGGCACGCTGAGCGTCTCCGTGAACGGGGACGCCGTTTCGTACGCGGGGTCCAGGTGGGTCGGCGAGGCCTCCTACCGCCTGGTGGTCCGGCCCGGCGACCCGATCACGCCCACCGAGCGGGACGTGTGGCTGACCTCGCGCTGGCGGGCGTACACCCGTCGGCTCGGCATGCTCTGGGAGACGCCGGTCGAACACGAGCCCTGGCCGCTGGCGTACGCCGCCGTCGACGTGCTCGAGGAGACGCTGACCACCGCGGCAGGCCTTCCCGCGCCCACCGCCGAGCCCCTGGTGCACTTCTCGGAAGGAGTGCGGCACGTGCGGCTCGGGGCGTCGAGGCCTGTCCCGACGCCAGGCCTGTCCGGGGAGTAG
- a CDS encoding ATP-binding protein: protein MDVGAGQAHTPEILGRDREMARIAQLIHAEDGGGPKVLVLVGEPGAGKSTLVDRAASQAAARGRRVLRVRGSEGEEDLAFAGVHQLLRPVLAGVEGLPPRQREALRRAFGTDETDETDAPRTPDQLLIRLGVLTLLSDAASERPLLIVVDDAQWLDVGSLDALAFVARRLEGEPAAMLLAARDEAVPARFDHDFPHLTAGPLDRAAAGLLLDAQPHPPKGRARSQILRQAAGNPLALIELTRAFAKDPAGRDIGSVDTLPVTARLERLFAADLPTLPESTRRVLLLAAAAGTERLSDVLHAAPGLDGVQVWRPAEEAGLVRVEGGQVRLRHPLVRSAIYQAASFAERREAHLALAATFAKEPDRRAWHLAAAALGPDEQVATALADSAERSRQRGGHAAAAAALERAAELTPEPEQRARRLLGAAASAMFAGHPQWVGDIATRVDTLTDDARLLAEASLRAGWSLAVTLRHDDSLAFLLHVAEAMATQAPALALDALGTAATPAYNSGDPFYRAELQRINALIAPQPDEDGSDRLWVAAVSDPFAAREQALKRLARAVDALPDGSLSALVVLGAAATVLDATDQAVRLYGHAMDHLRRTATAGTNATLARALALALFDSGAWTAAQSAAEDAFWMATEAGADNVTVGSQLLQATLRAAQGDHAAAHARASGAVRGLDLRKSRSLYVRYRQARGTAFLAEGDHQSAYEQLRRAFTRDFHPEPVHYHVSLYCLSDLAAAAVRAGQAADARVVLHAAERAMGESRSARLDAVVHRASALLGDPDEAESRFRAATDPVTARWPFEHALAHLDFGEWLRRRRRSVEARPVLGTALEIFERLDARPWVERTAAELRAAGVAPAPGAAPEAVADLTPQELQIAQLAAEGLTNRDIGARLYLSPRTIGFHLHKIFPKLGITGRAQLRNALGHLPRPD from the coding sequence ATGGACGTCGGCGCCGGACAGGCACACACGCCGGAGATCCTCGGCAGGGACCGGGAGATGGCGCGGATCGCTCAGCTGATCCACGCCGAGGACGGCGGCGGCCCGAAGGTACTCGTGCTGGTCGGTGAGCCGGGAGCGGGCAAGAGCACCCTGGTGGACCGGGCCGCGTCGCAGGCCGCTGCCCGCGGTCGACGGGTGCTCCGGGTGCGCGGCAGCGAAGGCGAGGAGGACCTGGCTTTCGCGGGCGTGCACCAGTTGCTCCGCCCGGTCCTCGCCGGGGTTGAGGGACTTCCTCCGCGGCAGCGCGAAGCCCTGCGCCGCGCGTTCGGTACGGACGAGACGGACGAGACGGACGCGCCGCGGACACCCGACCAACTGCTCATCAGACTCGGTGTGTTGACCCTGCTGTCGGACGCGGCGTCGGAGCGCCCGCTGCTGATCGTCGTCGACGACGCCCAGTGGCTGGACGTCGGCTCGCTGGACGCGCTCGCGTTCGTCGCCCGGCGTCTCGAGGGCGAACCCGCGGCGATGCTGCTCGCCGCCCGCGACGAGGCGGTGCCGGCGCGCTTCGACCACGACTTCCCGCATCTGACGGCCGGTCCGCTGGACCGGGCCGCGGCCGGTCTCCTGCTGGATGCACAGCCGCATCCGCCGAAGGGCCGGGCCCGGTCGCAGATCCTGCGGCAGGCGGCCGGGAACCCGCTGGCCCTCATCGAGCTGACGCGGGCCTTCGCCAAGGATCCGGCCGGCCGTGACATCGGCTCGGTCGACACGCTCCCCGTGACCGCCCGGCTGGAGCGCCTCTTCGCCGCCGATCTGCCCACCCTGCCGGAGTCCACCCGCCGGGTCCTGCTCCTGGCGGCAGCCGCCGGTACCGAGCGGCTTTCGGACGTCCTGCACGCGGCACCGGGCCTGGACGGCGTACAGGTCTGGCGGCCCGCCGAGGAGGCCGGTCTGGTGCGCGTCGAGGGCGGCCAGGTACGTCTGCGCCACCCGCTGGTCCGCTCCGCGATCTACCAGGCCGCCTCCTTCGCCGAACGCCGCGAGGCCCACCTGGCGCTCGCCGCCACGTTCGCGAAGGAGCCCGATCGCCGGGCCTGGCATCTGGCCGCGGCCGCGCTGGGCCCCGACGAACAGGTCGCCACCGCCCTGGCGGACAGCGCGGAACGCTCCCGGCAGCGCGGCGGTCACGCGGCTGCGGCCGCCGCTCTGGAGCGCGCCGCGGAACTCACCCCGGAGCCGGAGCAGCGGGCCCGGCGCCTGCTCGGCGCCGCCGCGTCGGCCATGTTCGCGGGGCACCCGCAGTGGGTCGGGGACATCGCGACCCGGGTCGACACCCTGACGGACGACGCGCGGCTGCTCGCGGAGGCGTCCCTGCGCGCCGGGTGGTCGCTGGCCGTCACTCTCCGGCACGACGACTCCCTGGCGTTCCTGCTGCACGTGGCCGAGGCCATGGCCACGCAGGCTCCCGCCCTCGCCCTGGACGCGCTGGGAACGGCCGCCACTCCGGCGTACAACTCCGGCGATCCCTTCTACCGGGCCGAACTCCAGCGGATCAACGCCCTCATCGCGCCGCAACCGGACGAGGACGGCAGCGACCGCCTCTGGGTGGCGGCGGTCAGTGATCCCTTCGCCGCGCGGGAACAGGCTCTGAAGAGGCTGGCCCGCGCCGTGGACGCCCTGCCGGACGGCTCGCTGTCCGCCCTCGTCGTGCTCGGTGCCGCCGCCACGGTCCTGGACGCGACCGACCAGGCCGTGCGGCTGTACGGCCACGCCATGGATCATCTGCGCCGAACGGCGACCGCCGGAACCAACGCGACCCTCGCTCGGGCGCTCGCCCTCGCCCTGTTCGACAGCGGTGCCTGGACCGCGGCCCAGTCCGCCGCCGAGGACGCCTTCTGGATGGCGACCGAGGCGGGAGCGGACAACGTCACCGTGGGATCGCAGCTCCTCCAGGCCACGTTACGCGCCGCACAGGGGGACCATGCGGCGGCGCACGCACGGGCGAGCGGCGCGGTGCGCGGCCTCGATCTGCGCAAGTCGCGCAGCCTGTACGTGCGTTACCGTCAGGCACGCGGGACGGCGTTCCTCGCGGAGGGGGATCACCAGTCGGCGTACGAGCAGCTCCGCCGGGCCTTCACCCGCGACTTCCACCCGGAACCCGTGCACTACCACGTCTCCCTGTACTGCCTCTCCGACCTCGCCGCGGCCGCCGTCCGCGCCGGGCAGGCGGCCGACGCCCGCGTCGTGCTGCACGCCGCCGAACGGGCCATGGGCGAATCCCGCTCCGCCCGTCTGGACGCGGTGGTGCACCGTGCCTCGGCCCTGCTGGGCGATCCCGACGAGGCGGAGTCCCGTTTCCGCGCGGCGACGGACCCGGTCACCGCCCGCTGGCCGTTCGAGCACGCCCTCGCGCACCTGGACTTCGGCGAATGGCTGCGACGCCGTCGACGGTCCGTCGAGGCACGGCCCGTACTCGGCACCGCCCTGGAGATCTTCGAACGGCTGGACGCCCGACCCTGGGTCGAGCGCACCGCCGCCGAACTCCGCGCGGCGGGCGTGGCACCGGCACCCGGCGCGGCGCCGGAAGCCGTGGCCGACCTGACGCCGCAGGAACTGCAGATCGCCCAACTGGCGGCAGAGGGCCTGACCAACCGGGACATCGGTGCCCGGCTCTACCTGTCTCCGCGCACCATCGGCTTCCACCTGCACAAGATCTTCCCCAAGCTCGGCATCACCGGCCGCGCCCAACTGCGAAACGCCCTCGGCCACCTGCCGCGACCGGACTGA
- a CDS encoding helix-turn-helix domain-containing protein — MSDIVQMLSAMPDEGEGEFLYLGLHVRGTVALTRAGEGGTFMEPGDMVFCDPARRDVLRFGEDCLMTYFRTTRRYLGVAEPDLDRVVGVPVRHGVGMGALVSGFLSALAAQAGVHRSTIGDRLARSAVDLLAVLVMELLQAETGGETSGASKAGGEMLSRIRAFIDEHLREPELSPESIARAHHISVRYLHKLFQDDGTTVGQWVRQRRLASSRQELGRTSNRRTTVAAVAHRWGFSSPSHFSRTFRDAYGMSPREWQALAASDVGSPAGRSHSPQ; from the coding sequence GTGTCCGACATCGTTCAGATGCTGTCGGCGATGCCCGACGAGGGGGAGGGCGAATTCCTGTACCTGGGCCTGCACGTCCGGGGGACGGTCGCGCTCACCCGGGCCGGGGAGGGCGGGACCTTCATGGAGCCGGGTGACATGGTGTTCTGCGATCCGGCCCGGCGTGACGTCCTCCGGTTCGGTGAGGACTGCCTGATGACGTACTTCCGAACAACCCGCCGCTACCTGGGCGTTGCGGAGCCGGACCTGGACCGGGTCGTGGGCGTGCCGGTGCGGCACGGCGTCGGTATGGGTGCGCTGGTGTCGGGCTTCCTGTCCGCGCTCGCCGCCCAGGCGGGAGTCCACCGGTCGACGATCGGTGACCGGCTCGCCCGCAGTGCCGTGGACCTCCTCGCCGTCCTCGTCATGGAACTCCTTCAGGCGGAGACGGGAGGGGAGACGTCCGGCGCGTCGAAGGCCGGCGGCGAGATGCTGTCGCGGATCCGGGCCTTCATCGACGAGCATCTGAGGGAGCCGGAGCTGTCACCGGAATCGATCGCACGCGCGCATCACATCTCCGTGCGCTATCTGCACAAGCTCTTCCAGGACGACGGCACCACAGTGGGCCAGTGGGTACGGCAGCGCAGGCTGGCGTCCAGCAGGCAGGAGCTGGGCCGGACGTCGAATCGCAGGACAACCGTGGCCGCCGTGGCGCACCGCTGGGGATTCAGCAGCCCCTCGCACTTCAGCCGCACGTTCCGGGACGCCTACGGTATGTCCCCCCGCGAATGGCAGGCGTTGGCGGCGTCGGACGTCGGCTCGCCGGCCGGCCGATCGCACTCTCCGCAGTAA
- a CDS encoding YoaK family protein, with translation MRRLLSDAARTLVPRHEERHGPLPPLMLALTVATGMVDAVSYLALGHVFVANMTGNVVFLGFALAGAGGLSALASVVSMAAFLLGAFAGGVLGTRSAAHRGRLLRAATTVQTALVAVTVVVAVVADDRITTGVRYILIVCLGLAMGLQNAVARRLGVPDLTTTVLTLTLTGLAADSTRAGGEAPRPGRRILSVLAMFLGALAGAGIIVHGRLSFALGLTLLLLAVITVITHRLSAGDAPWVRPRP, from the coding sequence ATGCGCAGGCTGCTGAGTGACGCGGCCCGCACCCTGGTGCCGCGTCACGAGGAGCGGCACGGTCCGCTGCCTCCCCTGATGCTGGCCCTGACGGTGGCCACCGGCATGGTCGACGCCGTCAGCTACCTGGCGCTCGGTCATGTCTTCGTCGCCAACATGACCGGCAATGTGGTCTTCCTCGGGTTCGCCCTGGCCGGCGCCGGGGGCCTGTCCGCGCTCGCGTCCGTGGTCTCGATGGCCGCGTTCCTCCTCGGCGCGTTCGCCGGGGGCGTGCTCGGCACGCGGTCCGCCGCGCACCGCGGCCGTCTGCTGCGCGCCGCGACGACGGTGCAAACAGCCCTGGTCGCGGTGACCGTGGTCGTCGCCGTCGTAGCGGACGACCGGATCACCACCGGCGTCCGGTACATCCTGATCGTGTGCCTGGGGCTCGCCATGGGCCTGCAGAACGCGGTCGCCCGCCGGCTCGGCGTACCGGACCTCACCACGACCGTCCTGACCCTGACCCTGACGGGTCTGGCCGCCGACTCCACCCGGGCGGGCGGCGAAGCGCCACGTCCCGGGCGCCGGATCCTCTCCGTGCTCGCCATGTTCCTCGGCGCCCTCGCCGGCGCCGGGATCATCGTGCACGGCCGCCTCTCCTTCGCGCTGGGTCTGACGCTGCTGCTGCTCGCGGTCATCACCGTGATCACACACCGGCTCTCGGCCGGTGATGCCCCCTGGGTCCGCCCCCGGCCCTGA
- a CDS encoding DoxX family protein, whose translation MDAGLLVLRLVVGLLIAGHGVQKVSFRLGGDGLAGGTEEFRRDGFRGGRLTALVAGAGQIGSGLFLAAGLLTPLAALAAMGVMTVAGSVKRPKGLWVQHDGYEYPLVLVVVSAALALTGPGRWSVDHASGIAPWPEWVAVAALVLGPVSGLLTRLVLHRSATAPEGVRHAQAAE comes from the coding sequence ATGGACGCTGGACTGCTGGTCCTCCGGCTGGTGGTGGGCTTGCTCATCGCCGGGCACGGTGTGCAGAAGGTGAGCTTCCGGCTCGGAGGAGACGGCTTGGCGGGCGGGACCGAGGAGTTCCGCCGTGACGGATTCCGCGGCGGCCGGCTCACCGCACTCGTCGCCGGCGCCGGTCAGATCGGTTCCGGCCTGTTCCTGGCAGCCGGCCTGCTCACACCCCTGGCGGCGCTGGCGGCGATGGGCGTGATGACGGTCGCGGGCAGCGTGAAGCGGCCCAAGGGCTTGTGGGTGCAGCACGACGGCTACGAGTATCCGCTGGTTCTTGTCGTCGTCTCCGCCGCGCTGGCCCTCACCGGGCCCGGACGGTGGTCCGTGGACCACGCGTCGGGCATCGCCCCCTGGCCGGAGTGGGTCGCCGTCGCCGCCCTCGTGCTGGGACCGGTGAGCGGCTTGCTCACCCGCCTGGTGCTGCACCGGTCGGCCACCGCACCGGAAGGGGTGCGGCATGCGCAGGCTGCTGAGTGA
- a CDS encoding hydrolase: MVDIAEVTAAPSPDLLTPDNCAVLFVDHQPQMFFGIGSGDRTAIINATVGLAKAARAFDVPVVLSTVAAESFSGPLLPQLADVFPEQKIIDRTTMNAWEDLDFVEAVKSTGRRKLVLAGLWTEVCIVLPTLSALAQGYEVYVVTDASGGVSPQAHEHAVQRMIQAGAVPVTWVQVLLELQRDWARTDTYSATTDVVKEHAGAYGLGIVYAQAVIGAHAAG, translated from the coding sequence ATGGTCGACATCGCCGAGGTCACCGCGGCCCCCAGCCCCGACCTGCTCACCCCGGACAACTGTGCGGTGCTGTTCGTGGACCACCAGCCGCAGATGTTCTTCGGCATCGGCAGCGGCGACCGCACCGCGATCATCAACGCCACCGTGGGGCTGGCCAAGGCCGCCAGGGCCTTCGACGTGCCGGTCGTGCTGAGCACCGTGGCCGCCGAGTCCTTCTCCGGCCCCCTCCTTCCGCAGCTGGCGGACGTCTTCCCCGAGCAGAAGATCATCGACCGCACCACGATGAACGCCTGGGAGGACCTGGACTTCGTCGAGGCGGTCAAGTCCACCGGCCGCAGGAAACTCGTCCTCGCCGGCCTGTGGACCGAGGTCTGCATCGTCCTTCCCACGCTCTCCGCCCTCGCCCAGGGCTACGAGGTGTACGTCGTCACCGACGCCTCCGGCGGTGTCAGCCCGCAGGCCCACGAGCACGCCGTCCAGCGCATGATCCAGGCCGGGGCGGTCCCGGTGACCTGGGTGCAGGTGCTCCTGGAGCTGCAGCGCGACTGGGCCCGGACCGACACCTACTCCGCGACGACGGACGTGGTGAAGGAGCACGCCGGGGCCTACGGCCTCGGCATCGTCTACGCGCAGGCCGTCATCGGTGCCCACGCCGCCGGCTGA